One Streptomyces sp. NBC_00102 DNA segment encodes these proteins:
- a CDS encoding DUF5925 domain-containing protein, translating to MSDNLESALPIRLTVDDSDSPSDVMDSLFLGRFTTGEQPYSHSSSLERVKPGKTLLPPGATVLRTAREDSRSATLAEGEGWTLLARRWSRGADVNVTATSAELAERVLKEATEDVQDEPEPQPEDVSMGFWYVSPQRGPHRTTRRISAGTWDEVRPNYAAQVAGAMDGLMKLTPDDISGRLLLLHGPPGTGKTSALRTLARAWRDWCQVDCVLDPERLFNDVGYLMDIAIGEDDGSEKGRWRLLLLEDCDELIRGEAKHTAGQALSRLLNLTDGLLGQGRNVLVAVTTNEDLERLHPAVVRPGRCLARIEVGPLSRPEAVSWLGTEKGIGREGATLAELFALRRGSGPASVPKQGAGTEEAGLYL from the coding sequence TCCGACGTGATGGACTCGCTGTTCCTGGGCCGCTTCACGACGGGCGAGCAGCCGTACTCGCACAGTTCGTCCCTGGAGCGCGTCAAGCCGGGCAAGACGCTCCTGCCGCCGGGTGCGACGGTGCTGCGGACCGCCCGGGAGGACAGCCGGAGCGCGACGCTCGCGGAAGGCGAGGGCTGGACGCTGCTCGCGCGGCGGTGGAGCCGGGGCGCCGACGTCAACGTGACCGCGACCAGCGCCGAACTCGCCGAACGAGTACTCAAGGAGGCGACGGAGGACGTCCAGGACGAGCCCGAACCGCAGCCCGAGGACGTGAGCATGGGCTTCTGGTACGTCTCGCCGCAGCGCGGGCCGCACCGCACCACGCGCCGGATCTCCGCCGGCACCTGGGACGAGGTCCGCCCCAACTACGCGGCCCAGGTGGCCGGGGCGATGGACGGGCTGATGAAGCTCACCCCGGACGACATCTCCGGCCGGCTCCTGCTGCTGCACGGCCCGCCCGGGACCGGGAAGACCTCGGCGCTGCGGACGCTGGCCCGTGCCTGGCGCGACTGGTGCCAGGTGGACTGCGTCCTGGATCCGGAGCGGCTCTTCAACGACGTCGGCTATCTGATGGACATCGCGATCGGCGAGGACGACGGTTCGGAGAAGGGGCGTTGGCGGCTGCTGCTCCTGGAGGACTGCGACGAACTCATCCGGGGCGAGGCCAAGCACACCGCGGGCCAGGCGCTCTCCCGGCTGCTCAACCTGACGGACGGCCTGCTCGGCCAGGGCCGGAACGTCCTGGTGGCGGTCACCACCAACGAGGACCTGGAACGGCTGCACCCGGCGGTCGTCCGGCCCGGCCGCTGTCTGGCGCGGATCGAGGTCGGCCCGCTGAGCCGGCCCGAGGCGGTGTCCTGGCTGGGCACCGAGAAGGGGATCGGCCGTGAGGGGGCGACCCTGGCGGAGCTCTTCGCGCTGCGGCGGGGCAGCGGCCCGGCCTCCGTACCGAAGCAGGGGGCCGGCACGGAGGAGGCGGGCCTCTACCTCTGA
- a CDS encoding GntR family transcriptional regulator, with the protein MTLTIVIDPDTGTAPYEQLRAQISEQARAGALPVGYRLPTVRGLAEELGLAANTVAKAYRALEADGVIETRGRNGTFVAAAGDAADRRAATAAQGYADEARRLGLSRTAALALAEDALRAAYED; encoded by the coding sequence GTGACTCTGACGATCGTGATCGACCCGGACACCGGTACCGCCCCGTACGAGCAACTGCGCGCGCAGATCTCCGAACAGGCCCGCGCGGGCGCCCTCCCGGTCGGGTACCGGTTGCCGACCGTGCGCGGGCTCGCCGAGGAACTCGGCCTGGCCGCCAACACGGTGGCCAAGGCCTACCGGGCCCTGGAGGCCGACGGCGTCATCGAGACCCGGGGCCGCAACGGCACCTTCGTCGCGGCGGCCGGAGACGCGGCGGACCGCAGGGCCGCGACCGCCGCACAGGGGTACGCGGACGAGGCCAGGCGCCTCGGACTCTCCCGCACCGCAGCCCTCGCCCTCGCCGAGGACGCGCTGCGCGCGGCATACGAGGACTGA
- a CDS encoding GNAT family N-acetyltransferase gives MTVNVRDFRPEDADGWEAVRRAALPFLLSAPGQWAYDLASSPPQQHLRLLVAEERGEVIGTAQVGIAYDSTRPGQGFCNVYTHPDRLRRGSGSALVRVAEAHLVGLGAVEILSWVLDDPAGRAFARERGYEPSRSAHFLSLDLAKGGLPPRRELPPGVELRTAEDFADDPRPLFELDAEVTADEPSDAPAVLTDYARWLDTTWRHPVFDRALTSVVLVDGEVAAFSLATTDGATRYGSGMTGTKRAHRGRGLAKIAKNDSLHRARDAGFTVAYTGNDAGNGPMLAINAWFGYQVCATEVRHVRTLDTAR, from the coding sequence ATGACTGTGAACGTCAGGGATTTCCGGCCGGAGGACGCCGACGGGTGGGAAGCGGTGCGGCGTGCGGCTCTTCCGTTTCTCCTGTCGGCTCCGGGCCAGTGGGCGTACGACCTGGCGAGCTCCCCTCCGCAGCAGCATCTGCGGCTGCTCGTGGCCGAGGAGCGGGGTGAGGTGATCGGTACCGCGCAGGTCGGCATCGCCTACGACAGCACACGGCCCGGGCAGGGTTTCTGCAATGTCTACACCCACCCCGACCGGCTCCGGCGGGGCAGCGGATCCGCACTGGTCCGAGTGGCCGAGGCGCATCTCGTCGGCCTGGGAGCGGTGGAGATCCTCAGTTGGGTGCTCGATGACCCGGCCGGCCGCGCCTTCGCGCGCGAGCGGGGGTACGAGCCGAGCCGCTCCGCCCACTTCCTCTCGCTCGACCTGGCGAAGGGCGGCCTGCCGCCCCGCCGGGAGCTGCCGCCCGGCGTGGAGTTGAGAACGGCCGAGGACTTCGCCGACGATCCGCGTCCGCTCTTCGAGCTGGACGCCGAGGTCACGGCGGACGAGCCGAGCGACGCTCCGGCCGTGCTCACCGACTACGCGCGCTGGCTGGACACGACGTGGCGCCATCCCGTGTTCGACCGCGCGCTCACCTCGGTGGTGCTGGTCGACGGTGAGGTCGCCGCTTTCAGCCTCGCGACCACCGACGGCGCCACCCGGTACGGCTCCGGGATGACGGGCACCAAGCGGGCCCACCGGGGCCGCGGGCTTGCCAAGATCGCGAAGAACGACTCCCTGCACCGCGCCAGGGACGCCGGATTCACCGTGGCCTACACCGGCAACGACGCCGGCAACGGCCCCATGCTCGCCATCAACGCCTGGTTCGGTTACCAGGTGTGCGCCACGGAGGTACGCCATGTCCGCACACTCGACACCGCCCGCTGA
- a CDS encoding DUF402 domain-containing protein — protein sequence MTVVLTKAGRTKIRYPARRLADDGRRVTVLAPWAAPGVRDFGFVTFAPGDVFTEHYWRDRWYAVKEVRTGDGRLKGWYCDITRPCVVDGGEVRVEDLDLDLWVSADASEVLRLDEDEFAESGLAERDPAAAGEAVGALDALERIARAGRLPDLLASADL from the coding sequence GTGACCGTCGTCCTGACGAAGGCCGGGCGGACCAAGATCCGCTACCCGGCCCGCCGGCTGGCCGACGACGGCCGCCGGGTGACCGTCCTCGCCCCGTGGGCCGCCCCCGGGGTGCGCGACTTCGGTTTCGTGACGTTCGCACCGGGCGACGTCTTCACGGAGCACTACTGGCGCGACCGGTGGTACGCGGTGAAGGAGGTCCGCACGGGCGACGGGCGGTTGAAGGGCTGGTACTGCGACATCACCCGCCCCTGCGTGGTCGACGGCGGCGAAGTACGGGTGGAGGACCTGGACCTCGACCTCTGGGTGTCCGCGGACGCCTCGGAGGTACTGCGCCTGGACGAGGACGAGTTCGCGGAGAGCGGGCTGGCGGAGCGTGATCCGGCGGCGGCCGGGGAGGCCGTCGGCGCCCTGGACGCGCTGGAACGCATCGCCCGCGCGGGCCGCCTCCCGGATCTGCTCGCGAGTGCCGACCTGTGA
- a CDS encoding VOC family protein, giving the protein MPPRLRLTAIALDCPDPLALAAFYQRATGYALHPDSDAEFAGLTSEDGLGFGFQRVDGHRPPQWPGDGTAPQQAHLDFDVEDLDEAEAMLLELGAAKPEFQPNSARWRVLTDPAGHPFCIIARRPN; this is encoded by the coding sequence GTGCCCCCACGTCTGAGGCTGACCGCGATCGCCCTCGACTGCCCCGACCCCCTGGCGCTGGCCGCGTTCTACCAGCGGGCCACCGGCTACGCCCTCCATCCGGATTCCGACGCCGAGTTCGCCGGCCTCACCAGCGAGGACGGACTCGGCTTCGGCTTCCAGCGGGTGGACGGCCACCGGCCTCCCCAGTGGCCGGGCGACGGCACCGCGCCGCAACAGGCGCACCTGGACTTCGACGTCGAGGATCTCGACGAGGCGGAGGCCATGCTGCTGGAACTGGGCGCGGCGAAGCCGGAGTTCCAGCCGAACAGCGCCCGGTGGCGGGTCCTCACCGATCCTGCGGGCCACCCCTTCTGCATCATTGCCCGCAGACCGAATTGA
- a CDS encoding trifunctional class I SAM-dependent methyltransferase/NUDIX hydrolase/VOC family protein, which yields MTTISYWDEAADSFDEEPDHGLLDPLVRDAWAQRLRNWLPVTPCEILDLGCGTGTLSLLAAGQGHRVTGVDQSPRMVERAREKLDGTGAEVLVGDAAGPPVGDRRFDTVLVRHVLWALPDPVAALETWFGLLKPGGRLVLIEGVWGGVGISAAQLTTLLAPHTERVHHEPLSEDSRLWGKEVDDERYAVVARAEPRYRHTEVVDVHLILRNGPRVLLARRAGTGYADGLLHLPSGHLEDGEDVREAILRETAEEIGVALRPEEVRVALVMHHRGPGGSPRTGWFFEAEYDPERAPYNAEPDKCSELDWYRLDSLPEDMVAYCRAALDGYRSGERFLIHWHEDGDPVAHDPAAPRRAVTLPRAGAGTGRVHHIELWVGDLAAAEPGWDWLLGRLGHLPYRRWSQGRSWRRGDSYVVVEESPDASARTHDRLRPGLNHLAFHVEDREALDALVAEAPAHGWRLMFTDRHPWAGGDGHRAAYLEDASGFEVELVTGGPARETPAPGEPAAGKQVPAAPVA from the coding sequence ATGACGACGATCAGTTACTGGGACGAGGCGGCCGACTCCTTCGACGAGGAACCCGACCACGGACTGCTCGATCCGCTCGTGCGCGACGCCTGGGCCCAGCGCCTGCGGAACTGGCTCCCCGTCACCCCCTGCGAGATCCTCGACCTCGGCTGCGGCACCGGCACCCTCTCCCTGCTCGCCGCCGGCCAGGGGCACCGGGTCACCGGAGTCGACCAGTCGCCCCGCATGGTCGAACGGGCGCGGGAGAAGCTCGACGGAACCGGTGCCGAGGTGCTGGTCGGTGACGCCGCCGGGCCGCCCGTGGGGGACCGGCGCTTCGACACCGTCCTGGTCAGGCACGTCCTCTGGGCGCTGCCCGACCCCGTGGCCGCCCTGGAGACCTGGTTCGGCCTGCTCAAGCCGGGCGGCCGGCTCGTCCTGATCGAAGGAGTGTGGGGCGGGGTGGGCATCTCCGCCGCACAGCTCACCACCCTGCTCGCCCCGCACACCGAACGGGTCCACCACGAACCGCTCTCCGAGGACTCCCGCCTCTGGGGCAAGGAGGTGGACGACGAGCGGTACGCCGTCGTGGCCAGAGCCGAACCCCGGTACCGCCACACCGAGGTCGTCGACGTCCACCTGATCCTGCGGAACGGGCCCCGGGTGCTGCTCGCCCGCCGGGCCGGCACGGGCTACGCGGACGGCCTCCTCCACCTCCCCTCCGGCCACCTGGAGGACGGCGAGGACGTGCGCGAGGCGATCCTCCGCGAGACGGCCGAGGAGATCGGCGTCGCCCTCCGGCCGGAGGAAGTGCGCGTCGCGCTCGTCATGCACCACCGGGGCCCCGGCGGCAGCCCGCGTACCGGCTGGTTCTTCGAAGCGGAGTACGACCCCGAGCGGGCGCCGTACAACGCGGAGCCCGACAAGTGCTCGGAGCTGGACTGGTACCGGCTGGACTCGCTGCCCGAGGACATGGTCGCGTACTGCCGGGCCGCCCTCGACGGGTACCGGTCGGGCGAGCGCTTCCTGATCCACTGGCACGAGGACGGCGACCCGGTCGCCCACGATCCCGCCGCGCCGCGCCGGGCCGTCACGCTGCCGCGCGCGGGGGCCGGTACCGGACGGGTGCACCACATCGAGCTGTGGGTCGGCGATCTGGCGGCGGCCGAACCCGGCTGGGACTGGCTGCTCGGCCGGCTGGGCCACCTGCCGTACCGGCGCTGGTCCCAGGGCCGCAGCTGGCGGCGCGGCGACAGCTACGTCGTGGTCGAGGAGTCGCCGGACGCGAGCGCGCGCACCCATGACCGGCTCCGGCCCGGCCTCAACCACCTGGCGTTCCACGTCGAGGACCGGGAAGCACTCGACGCGCTGGTGGCGGAGGCCCCGGCGCACGGCTGGCGGCTCATGTTCACCGACCGGCACCCCTGGGCGGGCGGCGACGGCCATCGCGCCGCGTACCTGGAGGACGCCTCGGGATTCGAGGTCGAACTGGTCACGGGCGGCCCGGCCCGGGAGACTCCCGCGCCGGGCGAACCAGCCGCCGGGAAGCAGGTCCCTGCGGCCCCGGTCGCCTGA
- a CDS encoding alpha/beta fold hydrolase: MLPWTRTPRGPRARRTLAALLLAVAALAGPSAAAASAAPSAGETATTTSGWNDYSCKPSAAHPRPVVLVHGTFGNSVDNWLVLAPYLVARGYCVFSLDYGQLPGVPVFNGLGPIDKSAAQLSTFVDKVLAATGTSKADLVGHSQGGMMPNYYLKFLGGAAKVNALVALAPDNHGTTLLGLTNLLPYFPGAESLLNAATPGLADQVAGSPFITKLNSLPDTVAGVKYTVISTRYDEVVTPYRTQFLSGSNVRNVLLQDLCAVDVSEHVLIGTTDKIAFHEVANALDPAHASTTDCTSVLS, translated from the coding sequence ATGCTGCCCTGGACCCGTACACCGAGAGGCCCGCGTGCGCGGAGAACTCTCGCCGCGCTGCTCCTCGCCGTCGCCGCCCTCGCCGGACCCTCGGCGGCCGCCGCCTCGGCCGCCCCCTCCGCCGGAGAGACCGCCACCACCACGAGCGGCTGGAACGACTACTCCTGCAAGCCCTCCGCCGCGCACCCGCGTCCCGTGGTCCTCGTCCACGGAACCTTCGGGAACTCCGTCGACAACTGGCTCGTCCTCGCCCCCTACCTGGTGGCCCGGGGCTACTGCGTCTTCTCCCTCGACTACGGGCAACTCCCCGGCGTGCCGGTCTTCAACGGCCTCGGCCCCATCGACAAGTCCGCCGCCCAGCTCAGTACGTTCGTCGACAAGGTGCTCGCCGCGACCGGCACGTCCAAGGCCGACCTCGTGGGCCACTCGCAGGGCGGCATGATGCCGAACTACTACCTGAAGTTCCTCGGCGGCGCCGCCAAGGTGAACGCGCTCGTCGCCCTCGCCCCCGACAACCACGGCACCACTCTCCTCGGGCTGACCAACCTGCTGCCCTACTTCCCCGGAGCGGAATCCCTGCTGAACGCCGCCACCCCCGGGCTCGCCGACCAGGTGGCCGGATCGCCGTTCATCACCAAGCTCAACTCCCTCCCGGACACGGTGGCAGGGGTGAAGTACACCGTCATCTCGACCCGGTACGACGAGGTCGTCACCCCCTACCGCACCCAGTTCCTCAGCGGTTCGAACGTCCGCAACGTCCTGCTCCAGGACCTGTGCGCGGTCGACGTCTCCGAGCACGTCCTCATCGGCACCACCGACAAGATCGCCTTCCACGAGGTGGCCAACGCGCTCGACCCGGCGCACGCCTCCACGACGGACTGCACCTCCGTCCTCAGCTGA
- a CDS encoding DNA polymerase III subunit alpha produces the protein MAGFAHLHVASGYSARYGAAHPEHLARRAAELGMPEIALTDRSTVTGAVRFAQACAREGVRPVFGIDLAVEALAPPPPAERPRTPARGGAHVVEPPLRVVLLAQDRAGWARLCRITSAAHAGALSGTAPVVPWAALREHGGPGLTVLLGPLSEPVRALAAGREDVAVKLLAPWRQIFGSGLRLETVAYRRAGTGPGSLRLAARTLALADRTGVTAVLSNAVRYTDPAQHRLADVLDAARLLRPVDRRRLDSGQRWLKGEGPMVAVARAIAASAGHDDSRARRLLADTAATSAECVLDPGADLGLGRRHFPEASLFGAGPDAGGAARLLRERSEAGLVRRGLDRDAKARERLDMELGVISRLGYDSYFLAVGQVVADIRELGIRVAARGSGAGSMVCHTLDIATANPLDHRLLFERFLSERRDSLPDIDIDVESARRLECYDAVFARFGKERVAVTAMPETYRARRALRDTGLALGIAPDEVDRIAKSFPHLRASDITGALAELPELRQLASRAKRYGPLWELAEGLDSLVHGMAMHPCGVIISDASLLDRLPVQPTPQGDYPMAMAAKEEVEALGNIKLDVLGVRMQSAMAHAVDEIERATGDRIDLDDPAQVPLDDVFAFKLIQQSETIGLFQLESPGQQDLLSRLQPRNPQDVIADISLFRPGPVAGGMPERYVAARHGRAPAYAHPDLEPVLADTYGVTIWHEQIIETLSVMTGCDRAMAEVARRALGDRKRLPAIGTWFHERAAARGYDPGVRAKVWATVEAFGAYGFCRAHAVAFAVPALQSAWLKAHHPAFLLAGLLEHDPGMWPKRVIVADARRRGVPVLPVDVNRSRTRYAVERTDDGRWGVRLALSSVRGITEDESTRIEAGGPYDSLSDFWQRARPSRPLAERLVEIGAFSGLDEGALTRRDLLLHVAELHRQSRTRSAGDGQLALHAGAAGAAEPSGLPEMTGREALDAELNTLGIDVSRHLMVHHHRLLREIGAMDAAHLADARQGQPVLVAGVRASTQTPPIASGKRIIFVTLEDGSGMVDLVFFEDSHPACAHTVFHSGLLLVRGTVQVRGSRRSVVGTMAWDLDRIAAARRDEGPAAALALLGAQRPHPTPAQPGRTLVNGTSGARLHPYADLQPAGSRSADLRRLGHTSQGSAG, from the coding sequence ATGGCGGGCTTCGCCCATCTGCACGTCGCGTCCGGTTACTCCGCCCGCTACGGCGCCGCCCACCCCGAGCACCTCGCGCGGCGGGCGGCCGAACTCGGCATGCCGGAAATCGCGCTCACCGACCGGTCCACCGTGACCGGGGCTGTTCGATTCGCTCAGGCCTGCGCCCGAGAAGGCGTACGACCGGTCTTCGGCATCGACCTCGCGGTGGAGGCCCTCGCCCCGCCGCCTCCGGCCGAGCGCCCGCGCACCCCGGCGCGCGGAGGCGCCCACGTCGTCGAACCGCCGCTGCGCGTCGTGCTGCTCGCCCAGGACAGGGCGGGCTGGGCGCGGCTCTGCCGCATCACCTCGGCGGCGCACGCCGGCGCGTTGTCCGGTACCGCGCCGGTGGTGCCGTGGGCGGCGCTGCGTGAGCACGGCGGCCCCGGCCTCACCGTGCTGCTGGGCCCCCTGTCGGAGCCCGTACGGGCGCTGGCCGCGGGCCGCGAGGACGTCGCGGTGAAGCTGCTGGCGCCCTGGCGGCAGATCTTCGGCAGCGGGCTGCGGCTGGAGACCGTGGCGTACCGGCGGGCCGGTACGGGCCCGGGGTCGCTGCGGCTGGCCGCCCGTACCCTGGCGCTGGCCGACCGTACCGGTGTCACCGCCGTGCTCTCCAACGCGGTCCGCTACACCGACCCCGCCCAGCACCGTCTCGCCGACGTGCTGGACGCCGCACGGCTGCTGCGCCCCGTCGACCGGCGCCGGCTGGACAGCGGGCAACGCTGGCTCAAGGGCGAGGGCCCGATGGTCGCCGTCGCCCGCGCGATCGCCGCGTCCGCCGGGCACGACGACAGCCGGGCGCGCCGGCTGCTTGCGGACACCGCCGCGACCTCCGCCGAGTGCGTCCTCGACCCCGGGGCGGACCTCGGCCTGGGGAGGCGGCACTTCCCGGAGGCGTCCCTGTTCGGCGCCGGGCCGGACGCCGGTGGCGCCGCCCGGCTGCTGCGCGAGCGCTCCGAGGCGGGTCTGGTCCGCCGGGGCCTGGACCGTGACGCGAAGGCCCGGGAGCGGCTGGACATGGAGCTCGGGGTGATCTCCCGGCTGGGGTACGACTCGTACTTCCTCGCCGTCGGCCAGGTGGTCGCGGACATCCGCGAGCTGGGCATCCGGGTCGCGGCCCGTGGCTCGGGGGCGGGCTCGATGGTCTGCCACACCCTGGACATCGCCACCGCCAACCCGCTGGACCACCGGCTGCTGTTCGAACGCTTCCTCAGCGAACGGCGGGATTCGCTCCCGGACATCGACATCGACGTGGAGTCGGCACGGCGGCTGGAGTGCTACGACGCGGTCTTCGCCCGGTTCGGCAAGGAGCGGGTGGCGGTCACCGCGATGCCCGAGACCTACCGGGCCCGCCGCGCGCTGCGGGACACCGGTCTCGCGCTCGGCATCGCGCCGGACGAGGTCGACCGGATCGCCAAGAGCTTCCCGCACCTGCGCGCCTCGGACATCACCGGCGCCCTCGCGGAACTGCCCGAGCTGCGGCAGCTGGCGTCGCGGGCGAAGCGGTACGGCCCGCTGTGGGAGCTCGCCGAGGGGCTCGACTCCCTGGTGCACGGCATGGCCATGCACCCGTGCGGCGTGATCATCAGCGACGCGAGCCTGCTGGACCGGCTGCCGGTGCAGCCCACCCCGCAGGGCGACTACCCCATGGCCATGGCCGCGAAGGAGGAGGTCGAGGCGCTGGGCAACATCAAGCTCGACGTGCTCGGGGTGCGGATGCAGTCCGCGATGGCCCACGCCGTCGACGAGATCGAACGCGCGACCGGCGACCGGATCGACCTGGACGACCCGGCGCAGGTGCCGCTCGACGACGTCTTCGCGTTCAAGCTCATCCAGCAGAGCGAGACGATCGGGCTGTTCCAGCTCGAATCGCCGGGCCAGCAGGACCTGCTCTCCCGTCTCCAGCCCCGCAACCCGCAGGACGTCATCGCCGACATCAGCCTCTTCCGCCCGGGACCGGTCGCCGGCGGCATGCCCGAGCGGTACGTCGCCGCGCGGCACGGCCGGGCCCCCGCCTACGCCCACCCGGACCTCGAACCGGTACTCGCCGACACCTACGGCGTGACCATCTGGCACGAGCAGATCATCGAGACCCTCTCCGTGATGACCGGCTGCGACCGGGCGATGGCCGAGGTGGCCCGCCGGGCGCTCGGCGACCGGAAGCGGCTGCCCGCCATCGGCACGTGGTTCCACGAGCGCGCGGCGGCCCGGGGGTACGACCCCGGGGTCCGCGCGAAGGTGTGGGCGACCGTGGAGGCGTTCGGCGCCTACGGTTTCTGCCGCGCCCACGCGGTGGCCTTCGCCGTACCGGCCCTGCAGAGCGCATGGCTCAAGGCGCACCACCCGGCGTTCCTCCTCGCCGGGCTCCTCGAACACGACCCCGGGATGTGGCCCAAGCGCGTCATCGTCGCCGACGCCCGCCGACGGGGCGTTCCCGTCCTGCCCGTGGACGTCAACCGCTCCCGTACCCGGTACGCGGTGGAGCGGACCGACGACGGGCGGTGGGGGGTGCGGCTCGCGCTGTCCTCGGTACGCGGCATCACCGAGGACGAGAGCACCCGGATCGAGGCCGGTGGGCCCTACGACTCGCTGTCGGACTTCTGGCAGCGCGCCCGCCCCAGCCGGCCGCTGGCCGAACGCCTGGTCGAGATCGGTGCGTTCAGCGGGCTCGACGAGGGCGCGCTCACCCGGCGGGACCTGCTGCTGCACGTCGCCGAACTGCACCGGCAGTCCCGCACCCGGTCCGCCGGCGACGGCCAGCTCGCCCTCCACGCGGGCGCGGCCGGCGCGGCCGAGCCGAGCGGTCTGCCGGAGATGACCGGCCGCGAGGCACTGGACGCCGAGCTGAACACGCTGGGCATCGACGTGTCCCGGCACCTCATGGTCCACCACCACCGGCTGCTGCGGGAGATCGGTGCGATGGACGCCGCCCACCTGGCCGACGCGCGCCAGGGGCAGCCGGTTCTCGTCGCCGGGGTGCGGGCCTCCACCCAGACCCCGCCGATCGCCAGCGGCAAACGCATCATCTTCGTCACCCTGGAGGACGGCTCGGGCATGGTCGACCTGGTCTTCTTCGAGGACTCCCACCCGGCGTGCGCGCACACCGTCTTCCACAGCGGGCTGCTGCTGGTGCGCGGCACCGTGCAGGTGCGCGGCTCCCGGCGGTCCGTCGTCGGCACCATGGCCTGGGACCTGGACCGGATCGCCGCGGCCCGCCGGGACGAGGGCCCCGCCGCCGCGCTCGCGCTGCTCGGCGCACAGCGCCCGCACCCGACGCCCGCGCAGCCGGGGCGCACCCTGGTCAACGGCACCTCGGGCGCCCGGCTGCACCCGTACGCCGACCTCCAGCCGGCCGGCAGCCGCTCGGCCGACCTGCGCAGGCTCGGCCACACCAGCCAGGGGAGCGCGGGATGA
- a CDS encoding ImpB/MucB/SamB family protein codes for MTAPRPARRRHIAHLRLYALPDEEGYAGIVELMSGITPHVQAVPPDAVQLDLTSALRYFGLPPYDLVQLVMLRLLALYGIECGAGLAGNRMLAAMAADASGPGQTTEVPGDRADSWLRPRPVGALPGIGRATAATLGRYGVHTIGQVADLPPLTLQRLLGAGPARLLAERAHGRDPRPVVPAEPAAHLSADLVLDRDCLDPGLHHRAVLGLAERLGQRLRAGHRVAGRLTLTVRYADRTSSTRTRTSAEPTGHSPLLAGTALGLLDSLGLQRARVRAYTLRADDLAPAEDAPRQLSLDPVDDRSRAAEAASDRARRRFGSGAVRPAVLAPAPSGAPRRRPPAA; via the coding sequence ATGACGGCCCCCCGCCCGGCACGCCGCCGCCACATCGCCCATCTGCGCCTGTACGCGCTGCCGGACGAGGAGGGTTACGCCGGCATCGTCGAGCTGATGTCCGGCATCACCCCGCACGTCCAGGCGGTCCCGCCCGACGCCGTCCAGCTGGACCTCACCTCCGCGCTGCGCTACTTCGGGCTGCCCCCGTACGACCTGGTCCAGCTGGTCATGCTCCGGCTGCTGGCCCTGTACGGGATCGAGTGCGGCGCGGGGCTCGCCGGTAACCGCATGCTGGCCGCCATGGCGGCCGACGCGTCCGGGCCGGGGCAGACCACGGAGGTCCCCGGCGACCGGGCCGACTCCTGGCTGCGCCCCCGCCCGGTCGGCGCGCTGCCCGGTATCGGCCGTGCCACGGCGGCCACGCTCGGGCGGTACGGCGTGCACACCATCGGCCAGGTCGCCGACCTGCCGCCGCTGACGCTCCAGCGTCTGCTAGGCGCCGGTCCCGCCAGGCTGCTGGCCGAACGCGCGCACGGCCGCGACCCCCGTCCGGTCGTCCCGGCGGAACCTGCGGCCCACCTCTCCGCCGATCTGGTGCTCGACCGGGACTGCCTCGACCCCGGCCTGCACCACCGGGCGGTGCTGGGGCTCGCCGAGCGGCTGGGACAGCGCCTGCGCGCCGGGCACCGGGTCGCGGGGCGCCTGACGCTCACCGTGCGGTACGCCGACCGGACGTCCAGCACCCGTACCCGTACCTCCGCCGAGCCCACCGGCCACTCCCCTCTCCTCGCCGGCACGGCGCTGGGGCTGCTGGACTCGCTCGGCCTGCAACGCGCACGGGTACGCGCCTACACGCTGCGCGCGGACGACCTCGCACCGGCCGAGGACGCCCCGCGCCAGCTCTCCCTGGACCCGGTCGACGACCGGTCCCGCGCCGCCGAGGCCGCCTCGGACCGGGCCCGCCGGCGCTTCGGCTCCGGAGCCGTACGGCCCGCGGTCCTGGCCCCTGCGCCGTCGGGGGCTCCGCGCCGGCGCCCGCCCGCCGCGTGA